From Panicum hallii strain FIL2 chromosome 2, PHallii_v3.1, whole genome shotgun sequence, a single genomic window includes:
- the LOC112883112 gene encoding CBS domain-containing protein CBSX1, chloroplastic-like has protein sequence MHGGAMDATLLLSTSDATLAARRRPSTPARRPGRVAPGRRPASCRSMRALAAAAAAPVAGGVAGQSNGVYTVGDFMTRKENLLVVKTTTSVDEALELLVQHRISGFPVVDDNWKLVGVVSDYDLLALDSMSGNGLADTNKNMFPDVDSTWKTFREIQRLLSKTNGKVIGDVMTSSPIAVRENTNLDAATRLLLETKYRRLPVVDSTGKLVGMISRGNVVKAALKMKKKSEEGA, from the exons ATGCACGGCGGCGCCATGGACGCCACGCTGCTGCTCTCCACCTCTGACGCCACCCTCGCTGCCCGGCGCCGCCCTTCtacgcccgcgcgccgcccgggGCGGGTTGCGCCAGGCCGACGGCCGGCGTCCTGCAGGTCCatgcgcgcgctcgccgccgcagcGGCCGCGCCAGTCGCAGGAGGCGTCGCCGGG CAAAGCAATGGAGTCTACACGGTTGGAGACTTCATGACGAGGAAGGAAAATCTCCTTGTCGTCAAAACTACAACATCAGTTGATGAAG CCCTCGAGCTGTTGGTGCAGCACAGGATTTCTGGCTTTCCTGTGGTTGACGACAATTGGAAGCTG GTTGGGGTCGTCTCAGATTATGATCTGTTAGCACTGGACTCAATGTCAG GAAATGGACTGGCTGATACAAATAAAAACATGTTCCCTGATGTGGATAGTACATGGAAG ACATTCCGTGAGATACAGAGGCTACTAAGCAAAACTAATGGCAAAGTCATTGGTGATGTTATGACTTCTTCGCCTATTGCGGTGCGTGAAAATACTAATCTTGATGCTGCTACAAGGTTGCTACTTGAAACCAAGTACCGGAGATTACCTGTAGTTGATAGCACAGGGAAACTA GTTGGGATGATTTCAAGGGGAAACGTCGTCAAAGCTGCCCTCAAAATGAAGAAGAAATCTGAAGAAGGTGCTTGA